In Musa acuminata AAA Group cultivar baxijiao chromosome BXJ3-9, Cavendish_Baxijiao_AAA, whole genome shotgun sequence, a single genomic region encodes these proteins:
- the LOC103998722 gene encoding uncharacterized protein LOC103998722 → MEAGAGDRKVVVVGGGVAGAMLAKHMQFDADVVLIDSKEYYEVPWARSRSMVEPPFAERSLIQHTDYLSNARVTASPAIDVTESEVLTAEGRAFAYDYLVIATGHVDSTPRSRKDRLEQFKQDNKRIRSSSSVLVIGGGRTGVELSAEIAADYPEKKVTLVHEGPRLLQILGPKASEKALRWLKSKGVDVLLGHSIDLDAISEGQRSFTTSAGATITADCHFVCAGRPLGSSWLQHTLLKDNLDRFGRLKVDENLRVRGRKNVFAIGDVVDLPEIKQGFSARKHAAVAAKNMKLLLRGGKEEKMAVYKPRSAAAAAAAPAVVSSGRRQAVAQFPFTTVSGYIPGLFKSKDLYVGWNRRKLGLETDII, encoded by the exons ATGGAAGCAGGAGCAGGCGACAGGAAGGTGGTGGTTGTGGGTGGTGGCGTCGCCGGCGCCATGCTCGCCAAGCACATGCAGTTTGACGCCGATGTAGTCCTCATCGACTC GAAGGAATACTACGAGGTCCCCTGGGCAAGGAGCAGATCGATGGTGGAGCCACCGTTTGCAGAGCGATCGCTGATCCAGCACACCGACTACCTCAGCAATGCCAGAGTCACGGCGTCGCCCGCGATCGACGTCACCGAGTCCGAGGTCTTGACCGCGGAGGGTCGCGCCTTTGCATACGACTATCTCGTCATCGCCACCGGCCATGTGGATTCCACGCCAAGGAGCAGGAAGGACAGGCTCGAGCAGTTCAAGCAAG ACAACAAGAGGATAAGATCTTCCAGCTCCGTGCTGGTCATCGGAGGAGGCCGAACCGGCGTCGAGCTCTCTGCGGAGATCGCGGCGGACTACCCGGAGAAGAAGGTGACGCTCGTTCACGAAGGCCCAAGACTGCTTCAAATCCTCGGCCCGAAAGCTTCCGAGAAGGCGCTCAGATGGCTGAAGTCGAAGGGGGTCGACGTGCTCCTGGGCCACTCCATCGACCTGGACGCCATCTCCGAGGGGCAGCGATCATTCACGACTTCCGCCGGAGCAACCATCACCGCCGACTGTCACTTCGTGTGCGCGGGGAGGCCGCTGGGATCCTCATGGCTGCAGCACACCCTGCTCAAGGATAACCTGGATCGGTTTGGGAGGTTGAAGGTGGACGAGAACTTGAGGGTGAGAGGCCGGAAGAACGTGTTCGCCATTGGCGACGTAGTTGATCTTCCC GAGATCAAACAGGGGTTCTCAGCACGCAAGCACGCTGCGGTGGCTGCCAAGAACATGAAGCTGTTGCTGAGAggagggaaggaggagaagaTGGCCGTGTACAAGCCaagatcagcagcagcagcagcagcagcaccggcAGTCGTTTCCTCGGGGAGGAGACAGGCAGTGGCTCAGTTTCCATTCACCACAGTGAGTGGGTACATCCCTGGCTTGTTCAAGTCCAAGGACTTGTACGTGGGTTGGAATAGGAGAAAGCTGGGGCTGGAAACTGACATTATCTGA
- the LOC135649622 gene encoding villin-3-like encodes MAVSMKNVDSAFQGAGQKAGLEIWRIENFCPVPVPSSSHGKFFTGDSYIILKTTALKSGALRHDIHYWLGKDTSQDEAGTAAIKTVELDAALGSRAVQYREIQGHETEKFLSYFKPCIIPQQGGVSSGFKHTEINEQEHTTRLFVCRGKHVVHVKEVPFARSSLNHDDIFILDTKSKIFQFNGSNSSIQERAKALEVVQHLKDTYHEGKSEVAAVEDGKLMADAEAGEFWGLFGGFAPLPRKAASEEDKKVEPSSTKLLCVVKGQALPVEADSLTRDLLDTNKCYLLDCGIEVYIWMGRNTSLEERKNATSAAEELLREPARPHAHFIRIIEGFETVSFRSKFDKWTQKTEVAVSEDGRGKVAALLRRQGLNVKGLTKAAPAREEPQPYIDCTGNLQVWRVNGKEKTLLPPSEQSKFYSGDCYIFQYTYPGEDKEEYLIGTWFGKKSIEEDRTAAISLAGKTVESLKSQAVQARLYEGKEPIQFFSIFQSFLAYKGGLSSGYKNFVAENTIADETYSKDGVALFRVQGSGPENMQAIQVEPVASSLNSSYCYILHSADTVFTWFGSLATSVDQELAERLLDLIKPNIQTKPLKEGTETEQFWSLLGGKSEYPSQKIGKEQESDPHLFSCTFSKGTLKVTEVFNFTQDDLMTEDIFVLDCRSDIFVWVGQQVDSKTRLQALNIGEKFIEQDFLMQNLSRETPLFIIMEGSEPTFFTRIFNWDSAKSAMHGNSFQRKLAIVRGGVTPTSDKPKRRVAPSHSGRSAVPEKSQRSRSMSFSPERARVRGRSPAFNALAANFENPNARNLSTPPPVVRKLYPKSGSPDSATVAAKSAAIATLSSSFERPKEVMIPKVSKVSPENMKPKPEADTKESMIAMSNRIETLTIQEDAKEGEAEDEEGLSIFPYDRLKTASTDPVTDIDVTKRETYLSSVEFKEKFGMTKEAFYKLPKWKQNRLKIALQLF; translated from the exons ATGGCTGTCTCCATGAAGAATGTTGATTCAGCTTTTCAAGGAGCTGGCCAAAAGGC TGGATTGGAGATATGGCGAATCGAGAATTTTTGCCCAGTCCCTGTACCAAGTTCTTCCCATGGAAAATTCTTTACTGGAGATTCATACATCATTTTAAAG ACAACTGCCTTAAAAAGTGGTGCCCTTCGTCATGATATCCACTATTGGCTTGGTAAAGATACTAGTCAG GACGAAGCTGGAACTGCTGCTATTAAAACTGTTGAACTAGATGCAGCCCTTGGGAGCCGTGCTGTTCAATATCGTGAAATACAAGGCCATGAGACTGAGAAATTCCTCTCTTATTTCAAACCTTGCATAATACCACAGCAAGGTGGGGTCTCATCTGGTTTCAAACATACTGAAATTAATGAGCAAGAGCACACCACACGATTATTTGTTTGCAGAGGAAAACATGTTGTCCATGTTAAAGAG GTTCCTTTTGCTCGATCATCTCTTAATCATGATGACATATTCATCCTGGATACAAAGTCCAAAATTTTCCAGTTTAATGGATCTAATTCATCTATTCAAGAGAGAGCTAAAGCTCTTGAAGTTGTACAACATCTCAAGGATACTTACCATGAGGGGAAGTCCGAAGTGGCAGCTGTCG AGGATGGGAAGTTGATGGCTGATGCGGAGGCTGGAGAGTTTTGGGGATTGTTTGGTGGCTTTGCTCCTCTTCCACGAAAGGCAGCATCTGAAGAAGATAAAAAAGTTGAGCCCTCCTCCACAAAACTGCTATG CGTTGTGAAAGGGCAAGCTTTGCCTGTTGAAGCTGATTCATTGACAAGGGACTTATTAGATACAAATAAATGCTACTTGCTGGATTGTGGAATTGAAGTTTATATATGGATGGGCAGAAACACATCTCTTGAGGAGAGGAAAAATGCAACATCCGCAGCAGAA GAATTACTGCGTGAACCTGCCAGACCACATGCTCATTTTATTCGCATAATCGAGGGTTTTGAGACTGTATCATTTCGCTCCAAGTTTGATAAGTGGACACAGAAAACTGAAGTGGCTGTATCTGAGGATGGAAGGGGCAAAGTTGCAG CTCTTCTTAGACGCCAAGGACTAAATGTTAAGGGTCTCACAAAAGCTGCTCCTGCGAGAGAAGAACCTCAACCATATATTGACTGCACTGGAAATTTACAG GTTTGGCGTGTAAATGGCAAGGAGAAGACTCTTCTTCCACCATCTGAGCAGTCTAAGTTTTATAGTGGAGATTGCTATATTTTTCAATATACATATCCTGGGGAGGATAAAGAGGAGTATCTTATTGGAACTTGGTTTGGGAAGAAGAGCATTGAG GAGGACAGGACTGCAGCTATCTCACTTGCAGGAAAGACGGTTGAATCTCTAAAGTCACAGGCTGTTCAG GCTCGTCTTTATGAAGGAAAAGAACCCATACAATTCTTCTCTATTTTCCAGAGCTTCTTAGCATACAAG GGTGGTCTTAGCTCTGGATATAAGAATTTTGTGGCAGAAAACACTATTGCTGATGAGACATACTCAAAGGATGGTGTTGCTCTTTTCCGAGTTCAAGGTTCTGGGCCAGAAAACATGCAAGCGATACAAGTCGAACCT GTAGCGTCATCTTTGAACTCATCTTACTGTTATATACTACATAGTGCTGATACTGTTTTCACATGGTTTGGAAGCCTGGCCACCTCTGTGGACCAAGAGCTAGCTGAGAGATTGCTAGATCTGATTAAG CCAAATATTCAGACAAAACCACTAAAAGAGGGAACAGAAACTGAACAATTCTGGAGCCTACTGGGAGGCAAATCTGAATATCCCAGTCAGAAAATTGGAAAAGAACAAGAAAGTGATCCCCACCTGTTCTCATGTACTTTCTCAAAAG GCACTCTGAAG GTGACAGAggtttttaacttcactcaagatGATTTGATGACGGAGGATATTTTTGTTCTGGACTGTCGTTCAGACATCTTTGTTTGGGTTGGACAACAGGTGGACTCAAAAACCAGATTGCAAGCTTTGAATATTGGAGAG AAATTTATTGAACAAGATTTTCTTATGCAAAATCTCTCTCGAGAGACTCCATTGTTCATTATTATGGAAGGAAGTGAGCCTACATTCTTCACTCGAATTTTCAACTGGGACTCTGCAAAATCAGCG aTGCATGGTAATTCCTTCCAGAGGAAGCTAGCAATCGTGAGAGGTGGAGTAACTCCAACATCAGAT AAGCCCAAGCGACGAGTGGCACCATCTCATAGTGGGAGATCAGCGGTGCCGGAGAAATCTCAGCGTTCAAGAAGCATGTCTTTCAGCCCTGAACGTGCTCGGGTTAGAGGAAGATCTCCTGCATTTAATGCACTGGCAGCAAACTTTGAGAATCCAAATGCCAGGAATCTCTCAACTCCTCCTCCAGTAGTTAggaaactttatccaaaatctgggtCACCTGATTCTGCAACGGTGGCTGCAAAATCAGCAGCAATTGccaccctttcttcttctttcgaGCGGCCAAAGGAAGTGATGATACCAAAAGTATCGAAGG TGAGCCCTGAGAACATGAAGCCAAAACCAGAAGCGGACACCAAGGAGAGCATGATCGCAATGAGCAATAGAATTGAAACTCTCACCATACAGGAAGATGCAAAGGAGGGTGAAGCTGAAGATGAAGAGGGGCTGTCAATATTCCCCTATGACAGGCTGAAAACTGCATCCACGGATCCTGTTACAGATATTGATGTAACCAAGCGAGAG ACTTATTTATCCTCCGTGGAGTTTAAAGAGAAATTCGGCATGACAAAGGAAGCTTTCTACAAACTACCCAAGTGGAAGCAGAACAGACTCAAAATAGCCCTTCAGCTGTTCTAG